One part of the Rutidosis leptorrhynchoides isolate AG116_Rl617_1_P2 chromosome 1, CSIRO_AGI_Rlap_v1, whole genome shotgun sequence genome encodes these proteins:
- the LOC139886164 gene encoding uncharacterized protein, which yields MLLSPGHSPRRLSSPSPSPSISETPLNQTPSSSNSITTATYKNPRKRSSSTVLDEDTYVAAIEKIIERDFFPDIPKLRDRLDWLEATRSGDPMLMRDAQLKIIERRSGKTPVTDTAGKIRTPGSTFFRNTSTPFDNDRTPGIDTKQEFSNVSKEIISNDGSGDVNAEDLTLDAFFRKYTSEDNDSFSKLIEKTNRKKRERYGFLLEGENRGTTGLIEDAKKDRITDGYGSSDQPVATLDGWKYTAKNLLMYHPADRGEVALTQDELANRLKGMTKEISKTNTRFHGKMMDSRPKEEDEISVLYNPVAGGTPVPWSMSDRDGDKGKKYDLEDLRKTPNAFYVESNKKADNGYSYVKTPSPAPGVDESPFITWGEIEGTPLRLEPEDTPIDIGGSGNGPQFNIPLPPTRDVKAHSLSREASRKIRDRSRMFQKPPLPSAVRGGSASPGARTLSPAAQKFVRNAIAKSSHSATVDESLRASYRGSSPGLLTPKVGRSTSRLGRDGSLSSRSPSVREGSNPPW from the coding sequence ATGTTACTATCACCGGGACACTCACCCCGCCGTCTCTCATCCCCATCACCGTCACCATCAATCTCCGAAACACCGCTCAATCAAACCCCCAGTTCATCCAATTCGATAACCACCGCAACTTATAAAAACCCTAGAAAACGCTCATCTTCAACCGTGCTCGATGAAGACACGTACGTCGCTGCAATCGAAAAAATTATTGAACGCGATTTCTTCCCTGATATTCCCAAGCTCCGAGACCGACTCGATTGGCTGGAAGCTACTCGTTCCGGTGATCCGATGCTCATGCGTGACGCGCAGTTGAAAATTATCGAACGGCGGTCGGGTAAAACTCCGGTTACGGACACGGCAGGTAAAATTCGCACACCTGGTTCGACGTTTTTCCGTAATACTAGTACACCTTTTGATAATGATAGAACACCTGGAATCGATACGAAACAAGAGTTTTCAAATGTTTCTAAAGAGATAATTAGTAATGATGGTAGTGGGGATGTTAATGCCGAAGATTTAACGCTTGACGCGTTTTTTAGAAAGTATACGAGTGAGGATAATGATAGTTTTTCGAAATTAATTGAGAAGACGAATAGAAAGAAAAGAGAGAGGTATGGGTTTTTGTTAGAAGGTGAGAATCGAGGGACGACGGGGTTAATAGAGGATGCGAAAAAGGATAGGATTACGGACGGGTACGGGTCGTCTGATCAGCCTGTAGCTACATTAGACGGTTGGAAATATACTGCAAAGAATTTGTTAATGTATCATCCTGCTGATAGAGGTGAGGTGGCGTTGACTCAGGATGAGTTGGCGAATAGGTTAAAAGGGATGACAAAGGAGATTAGTAAAACGAATACGAGGTTTCATGGTAAAATGATGGATTCTAGACCTAAAGAGGAGGATGAAATATCGGTTCTTTATAATCCTGTTGCTGGTGGTACACCTGTTCCTTGGTCTATGTCGGATAGGGACGGggataaagggaaaaagtatgattTGGAAGATTTAAGGAAGACACCGAATGCGTTTTACGTTGAATCTAATAAGAAGGCGGATAACGGGTATAGTTATGTCAAGACGCCATCTCCTGCACCGGGTGTGGATGAATCTCCGTTTATTACGTGGGGAGAGATCGAAGGAACACCGTTGAGACTGGAACCAGAAGATACTCCTATTGATATTGGTGGTAGCGGAAACGGCCCCCAGTTTAATATCCCTCTTCCACCTACAAGAGATGTAAAGGCACATTCTTTGTCTAGGGAGGCTTCTCGGAAAATAAGGGATCGTTCTAGAATGTTCCAGAAGCCGCCACTTCCGTCTGCAGTTAGAGGTGGTAGTGCTAGTCCCGGAGCACGGACTCTGTCCCCTGCTGCTCAGAAATTTGTTCGGAATGCAATTGCTAAGTCATCTCATTCTGCTACTGTTGATGAGTCACTGCGTGCAAGTTATCGTGGGTCGAGTCCTGGGTTGTTAACACCAAAGGTGGGAAGAAGTACATCAAGGTTAGGGAGAGATGGGAGTTTGAGTTCAAGGTCACCTTCTGTTAGGGAGGGCTCTAATCCTCCTTGGTAA